A section of the Trichomycterus rosablanca isolate fTriRos1 chromosome 6, fTriRos1.hap1, whole genome shotgun sequence genome encodes:
- the gpr155b gene encoding lysosomal cholesterol signaling protein, whose protein sequence is MEENHYVSIHGLNITHNPLSATAMSIDRLFPALLECFGIILCGYVAGRSDIVSVGQAKSLGSFVSCFALPALLFKNMVQLQFNNVVWSFLWSVLIAKVCVFMLVCVLTLLVASSESRFGKAGLFAIFATQSNDFALGYPIVDALYRNSHPDYMQYLYLVAPVSLMLLNPVGFFLCELQCWRQSPDHNQSKLHIVSTVLLRVIKNPIVFMVLVGIVCHFLFDGHVPVLLGEFVDGLADSFGGAALFYLGLTMVGQTGPTRSTGVTLIVLITAKLLLMPLMCKDMLELLDTDNSSSSNHSSLSDYAFIYGIFPSAPSVAIYASQYNMQLEVVTSGMVISTLLSAPIMYLSAWLLSIPRMEVTHLVSQLQEVSFNVSIISFVFLVWTVAVMVLSKKFRRLPHMFATNLFLAQLLVCLAMSVWKFVNQKDNVLGQILTFTLLYGSLYSTYMWTGLLAFSLALLKKNEQLKVRPIIFILLGWGVPFVIVGLLLIVGERVNNTSDSAFFYGKWQIVSSVVVLSFSIVLGGVSLMGLGQGTREEHYYQILEQSAISGITDDVRSPTQPQDHNAAEFTRSNCNTKADHDDSISEIRAGHLNESPAPSTGVALPEASRCALIQEERQVTRHVLLCLLLMIGLLANLSSCLWWILNTNPGRLYLELQFFCAVANYGQGLISFGLFGLDEHLIILPFKKRLAALWSGGQDVSAASSAVPEEIRLTCTQFVRYHRNKCVQDVVHKRSESAESLSGSVGESLL, encoded by the exons ATGGAAGAAAACCATTATGTCTCCATCCATGGTCTTAACATCACGCACAATCCTTTGTCAGCGACTGCCATGTCAATTGACAGGCTCTTTCCCGCACTGCTTGAATGCTTCGGCATTATTCTGTGTGGCTATGTGGCAGGTCGCAGTGACATTGTCAGTGTGGGACAAGCTAAAAGCCTGGGAAGTTTTGTGTCATGCTTTGCACTTCCTGCGctgctttttaaaaacatggtgCAGCTTCAGTTTAATAATGTAGTGTGGTCATTTCTGTGGAGTGTGCTGATTgcaaaggtgtgtgtgtttatgctggTATGTGTTCTCACACTGCTGGTGGCGAGTTCAGAGAGTAGGTTTGGGAAAGCCGGACTGTTTGCCATCTTTGCCACACAGAGTAATGACTTTGCTCTTGGATATCCCATAG TGGATGCTCTATACCGCAATTCACACCCTGACTATATGCAGTATCTGTATTTGGTTGCTCCGGTGTCCCTGATGCTTCTGAATCCAGTGGGCTTTTTTCTGTGTGAGCTCCAGTGTTGGAGGCAAAGCCCTGACCACAACCAAAGCAAACTTCACATTGTCTCCACTGTCCTGCTGCGG GTAATTAAAAATCCGATTGTCTTCATGGTCCTGGTTGGGATTGTCTGTCACTTTCTGTTTGATGGACATGTCCCTGTGTTGCTGGGAGAGTTTGTGGATGGATTGGCAGATTCATTTGGAGGGGCAGCTTTGTTTTACCTAGGGTTGACGATGGTGGGGCAGACAGGTCCCACTCGCTCCACCGGGGTCACTCTCATAGTACTCATCACGGCCAAACT GCTGTTGATGCCGTTGATGTGTAAGGACATGCTGGAGCTCCTGGATACAGATAACTCTAGTTCATCGAACCACAGCAGTCTTTCGGACTATGCATTTATATACGGCATATTTCCATCTGCACCCAGTGTAGCAATTTATGCCAGTCAATACAACATGCAGTTGGAGGTG gtgacCTCAGGCATGGTTATCAGCACTTTGCTGTCTGCACCCATTATGTACCTGTCAGCGTGGTTACTCTCTATACCCCGGATGGAGGTGACACATCTGGTTTCACAGCTGCAGGAGGTCAGCTTTAACGTCAGCATTATCAGCTTTGTCTTCCTG GTATGGACTGTTGCTGTCATGGTGCTCAGCAAGAAGTTCAGGAGGTTGCCGCATATGTTTGCAACAAACCTCTTTCTTGCTCAG cTGTTGGTGTGTCTGGCAATGAGTGTGTGGAAGTTTGTTAATCAGAAGGATAATGTTTTGGGACAGATCCTTACCTTCACATTGCTCTACGGATCTCTCTATAGCACCTATATGTGGACAG GTCTGTTAGCGTTCTCTCTGGCTTTGCTAAAGAAGAATGAACAGCTCAAAGTTCGACCCATCATCTTTATTCTCCTGGGCTGGGG GGTACCATTTGTGATTGTGGGCTTGTTGCTTATTGTGGGTGAAAGAGTAAACAATACCAGTGACTCTGCCTTCTTCTATGGCAAATGGCAG ATTGTGAGCAGTGTGGTGGTGTTAAGTTTTAGCATTGTTTTGGGTGGAGTGTCTCTGATGGGCCTTGGTCAAGGTACTCGGGAGGAGCATTATTATCAGATCCTTGAGCAGAGTGCGATATCAGGCATCACAGATGACGTCAGGAGCCCGACTCAACCCCAGGATCATAATGCAGCTGAATTCACAAGATCGAACTGCAATACCAAAGCAG ATCATGATGACTCCATATCCGAAATCAGAGCAGGTCATTTAAATGAATCACCAGCACCATCAACAG GTGTAGCACTGCCTGAAGCATCCAGATGTGCACTGATACAGGAGGAGAGGCAGGTGACTCGTCATGTGCTTCTGTGTTTGCTGTTAATGATCGGACTTCTAGCA AATCTGTCCAGCTGCCTCTGGTGGATTTTAAATACTAATCCTGGCCGACTCTACCTTGAACTGCAGTTTTTCTGTGCTGTGGCCAATTATGGACAG GGTTTAATTTCATTTGGGTTATTTGGGTTGGACGAGCATCTTATTATTCTACCATTCAAAAAGAG